One Helicobacter pylori genomic window, ACGCCATGCTCCAAACCGTCAATTCCCTCAAACGCTAAAAGGGGATTTTACTCTCTTTAACGCTCTTTAATCTTCTGCTCCCTTGTTGTTTTTGTGCTTGGAGTGGTTTTGTGTTTTAGAGCGGTTGTTGCCATTCTTTAATTCTTGTGGCTAGGGTTTTTAAGTTTTTCAACGCCGCTTTTTGGGTTATTGCTTGATTGGCGTTTCCCTTTCATGTAAAAAACAGCCAAAACGGCTAGACCGATAAGAACGATAGAGATGATAACTAGATACCACATTTTCTCAGTTTTATCCGCTTCTTGTTGCGCTTTCTGTTTTGCTTGTTCCGCTTTCAGTCTTGTTTGTTCTGCTTCTTGTTCTGCTTTTAATTTTTTGCGTAAGGTGGCAACTAAAACGCATGCCGGCACGGTTACCCTATAAGCCGGCCCAGCAAGATTGACGCTCACTAACGCACCTATAATGACCCAACCAATAGGGCCAGCTAAAATACCCAAAGTTTTTTTAAGCGCGACTTTACCCACCACAGACGATAAACCATGCCCTAGAGTTTGTCTTACCATTGCATCTGCAACAGCTATAGCCAACGCATAAGAATGAGAGCCACCCGCTTTAAACAGCGTTAAAGTAGATGCGATCAGGACTTGTTTGTTCTCACCAATCACTTTATCAATATTTGTCATGCCCAATTCATCGCAGAGTTCTTTAATCCCTCTCCCACTCATTTTTTCTAAACTACCTTTCAAAAGTTTAGAAAGCATGTTTTTCTCAATCAAAGAGGTTGGAGATTTTTCATTGTAATTAACCTTTAAATGATCGCACGCATCGCACAAAACCTCTTTGTATAAGACCCCTTCATCTCTAAAAAAATTAATAAAAGTATTGCCCCCATAACACTGCAGTTCTTCGGTGATCCTTGTGGGGTATTTGGCGTAACCATTGCCATGTCTTTTGTATTCTTCTGAAAGCGTTAATCCTTCAGTAAATCTTTTTTCGCTATCTTTGTCATAAACAAGCGCATCAAACAAATCTTTCAAATCATTAGAGCTTAATCGCTTTAAAAATGCCAAGTCGCTATCGTATCTGTAGCCATGCTATTCCTTTAATTTACTTCTACCGCTCACTCAAATCCTACCAACCCCCTTTTTTAGTGATTAGTGATTAGTGATTACAGCATCA contains:
- a CDS encoding DUF3944 domain-containing protein; translation: MAFLKRLSSNDLKDLFDALVYDKDSEKRFTEGLTLSEEYKRHGNGYAKYPTRITEELQCYGGNTFINFFRDEGVLYKEVLCDACDHLKVNYNEKSPTSLIEKNMLSKLLKGSLEKMSGRGIKELCDELGMTNIDKVIGENKQVLIASTLTLFKAGGSHSYALAIAVADAMVRQTLGHGLSSVVGKVALKKTLGILAGPIGWVIIGALVSVNLAGPAYRVTVPACVLVATLRKKLKAEQEAEQTRLKAEQAKQKAQQEADKTEKMWYLVIISIVLIGLAVLAVFYMKGKRQSSNNPKSGVEKLKNPSHKN